From one Amycolatopsis sp. FDAARGOS 1241 genomic stretch:
- a CDS encoding TetR/AcrR family transcriptional regulator, whose product MVRRTDSRRRMLDSAAELFQAQGYHATGLTQLVAAGGAPRGSLYFHFPGGKEQLAAEAVRLSSERIAEMLSAVVAAAPDPAAAIAAVVDTLTTALTESDFQRGCPLATVALEAAAESRLIRQACDEGYRSWEHSLAEYFTRQGLPAERATSLATVVLASIEGALLFAKTRRDVAPLRAIAAHLHTTAEREFA is encoded by the coding sequence ATGGTCCGCCGCACCGACTCCCGCCGCCGCATGCTCGACTCCGCCGCCGAGCTGTTCCAGGCGCAGGGCTACCACGCCACTGGCCTCACCCAGCTCGTCGCAGCGGGCGGGGCGCCGAGGGGTTCGCTGTACTTCCACTTCCCCGGTGGTAAGGAGCAACTGGCGGCCGAGGCCGTGCGGCTGTCGAGCGAGCGGATCGCCGAAATGCTCAGCGCCGTGGTCGCCGCGGCGCCGGATCCCGCGGCTGCGATCGCCGCGGTGGTGGACACCCTCACGACCGCGCTCACGGAGTCCGATTTCCAGCGCGGGTGTCCACTTGCGACAGTCGCACTGGAGGCCGCCGCCGAAAGTCGCCTGATCCGCCAGGCGTGCGACGAAGGCTACCGCTCGTGGGAGCACTCGCTCGCCGAGTACTTCACGCGCCAGGGCTTGCCGGCCGAGCGTGCTACTTCGCTGGCGACGGTGGTGCTCGCCTCGATCGAGGGCGCGCTGCTGTTCGCCAAGACCCGCCGCGACGTCGCGCCGCTGCGCGCGATCGCGGCCCACCTGCACACGACCGCAGAGAGGGAGTTCGCGTGA
- a CDS encoding aldose 1-epimerase family protein: protein MANPTGEQFEITRGNARAVVTEIGAGLRVFEVGGVPYVEEFEADEKPPKGLGQVLLPWPNRTKGGEWEFQGEKQQLEITEEARGNAIHGLTRHKEWELLEHAESSITLAVDVEVQPGWPVPLRATITYDLHPRELTITHEIRNEGEQPIGVGVGTHPYFRIGDVPTDELTLTLPASRVRPYVADQQMPYADEQDVEGTEYDFRGGKVLAGVDLDTAFGSLATADDGTHHHVLTHQDKQLLVWTGPDFRWVQVFTPDDLTGRGRAVAIEPMTCPADALNTGTDLIELEPATSWSGSWGIRVL, encoded by the coding sequence ATGGCCAATCCCACCGGAGAGCAGTTCGAGATCACCCGCGGCAACGCCCGCGCCGTCGTCACCGAGATCGGTGCCGGCCTGCGCGTGTTCGAGGTCGGCGGCGTGCCCTACGTCGAGGAGTTCGAGGCGGACGAGAAGCCGCCGAAGGGCCTCGGTCAGGTGCTGCTCCCGTGGCCGAACCGCACCAAGGGCGGCGAGTGGGAGTTCCAGGGCGAGAAGCAGCAGCTCGAGATCACCGAAGAAGCGCGCGGCAACGCGATCCACGGTCTCACGCGGCACAAGGAGTGGGAGCTGCTGGAGCACGCCGAGTCGTCGATCACGCTCGCGGTCGACGTCGAGGTGCAGCCCGGCTGGCCGGTCCCGCTGCGCGCCACGATCACCTACGACCTGCACCCGCGCGAGCTCACGATCACCCACGAGATCCGCAACGAGGGTGAGCAGCCGATCGGCGTCGGCGTCGGCACGCACCCGTACTTCCGCATCGGCGACGTGCCCACCGACGAGCTGACCCTCACGCTGCCCGCTTCGCGCGTGCGCCCGTACGTCGCCGACCAGCAGATGCCGTACGCGGACGAACAAGACGTCGAGGGCACCGAGTACGACTTCCGCGGCGGCAAGGTGCTCGCGGGCGTCGACCTCGACACCGCCTTCGGTTCGCTGGCGACGGCTGACGACGGCACGCACCACCACGTGCTCACCCACCAGGACAAGCAGTTGCTGGTCTGGACCGGTCCCGACTTCCGCTGGGTGCAGGTGTTCACGCCCGATGACCTGACCGGCCGCGGCCGCGCCGTCGCGATCGAGCCGATGACCTGCCCGGCCGACGCGCTCAACACGGGCACCGACCTCATCGAGCTGGAGCCCGCGACGTCGTGGTCGGGTAGCTGGGGGATCCGCGTCCTGTGA
- a CDS encoding GNAT family N-acetyltransferase, which translates to MTPELLTEADAGELLTVQRAAYLSEARAHRNFDLPPLVETVEQVRAALADPAWRVWGVRDGGRLIATVRLRVAGAVGEVARLAVAPDRQGEGLGSALLLAAEELAPAEVTRFRLFTGERSAGPLHVYAKLGYRETHRSPEADYQLIHLEKPRGRAPAAIR; encoded by the coding sequence GTGACGCCGGAGCTGCTGACCGAGGCCGACGCCGGGGAGCTGCTCACGGTGCAGCGCGCCGCGTACCTGTCGGAAGCTCGCGCGCACCGGAACTTCGACCTCCCTCCGCTGGTGGAGACGGTGGAGCAGGTGCGCGCGGCGCTCGCAGATCCGGCGTGGCGGGTGTGGGGCGTGCGTGACGGTGGCCGGCTGATCGCGACCGTGCGGCTTCGCGTGGCCGGTGCCGTCGGCGAGGTCGCGCGGCTGGCCGTCGCGCCCGACCGGCAGGGCGAAGGCCTCGGCAGCGCGTTGCTGCTGGCGGCGGAAGAGCTTGCGCCCGCTGAGGTCACGCGCTTCCGGCTCTTCACCGGTGAGCGTTCGGCCGGCCCACTGCACGTGTACGCGAAGCTCGGCTACCGCGAGACGCACCGCAGCCCGGAAGCGGACTACCAGCTCATCCACCTCGAAAAGCCCCGCGGTCGCGCGCCGGCGGCAATTCGTTAG